Within the Trichoderma breve strain T069 chromosome 3, whole genome shotgun sequence genome, the region AAAAGGTATTTGAATGTAGAAATGAGTTGAGAATGCGGCGAAATAGAGAGAACTCGGGTACGTCCATCGGTATCTCTTATAGACCAAGCGCCCGCTGCTCTTCCTTGATCCTATCCCGCTTTGCCCTCGCAGCGGCCCTGTTATCGTCTTGTACTTTGGAGCGCTGCTGTCGCAGACACTTGTCTACCAAGTCTTTTGCATCGTTGCAGGCGCCTGCAGCTTTGTGCATGAAGCCCTTCGCATGGCATTCTTCGAGAGCGGCAATGACCTCTTGGCATGCTGGACACCTCAATTAGATCAATGGATGATGAAACAATGTTTCAAGAGATATTTGGCATACCCATAGCATTCTGTGTGTGCAGATGAGGATGCATTTTCGTTTATGCGGAGAGCAAGACGGTGGTATTGCAGATTTCGTTTCAACCAAAAGATCGGGCAATTATTTCATCAGCAGATGTTGCATCTAGGAAAAAGCTTGGACCATACAGGCAATAATTAGGCGCTACCTCTAGCGGGGGGTTTCCGCTAATAGCTGCCGCCCACAGTGCCGGGAATCAACCGATACCCACCTAAGGTTGATAGCAATGGCCTACAGGCTACAGCCACAGAAACTCTGCCTCAACATCTCGCATAGTGAATCACAGGGATAGCTGGCCCTTCTCTTACGGCCTCTCTATATATTCCTTTTACAGCGGCAACCATGGCGTCAtcacaacaacagcttcctGTGAGGAAACAGCAGGGTAGGTGTCCATTCCACGGGCATTtcttccttgcccttgctgtCATCCCCTCCTTTGTCATCTCAATCTCACGTTGCTAATCATATTCATAGATCTTCAGACGACTTACTCCAACTACAAGAACACACTGCAGCAGATTGCCTCAAAAATCGGCGATATTGAGCAGGAGGCAGAAGAGCACAAGTTCGTTCTTCCTTCCACCTTTTCGCCAATCCCTCTTTTGCTATTTCTTGACCTTTTTCGCCCTGGGATATCAACCCCCACGCTTCCAAGCCATGTTTCATCCCTTCCCTGTCCACGCCGCTCATTTTCAGCCTCAGCGTGACTCAATGTATCACACCGCTAATTCGGCGACTATTCTAGGCTTGTGCTCGAGACTTTGGAGCCGCTTTCGGGGGATCGAAAGTGTTTCCGCTTGATCAACGGAGTGCTCGTGGAGAG harbors:
- a CDS encoding prefoldin subunit domain-containing protein; protein product: MASSQQQLPVRKQQDLQTTYSNYKNTLQQIASKIGDIEQEAEEHKLVLETLEPLSGDRKCFRLINGVLVERTVKDVVPALKTNQEGLKKVLDDLVKQYKNKQDELDKWKKKNNVQVVQQ